One genomic segment of Nocardioides cavernaquae includes these proteins:
- a CDS encoding RNB domain-containing ribonuclease: MAKRVVRVRRLSDGVAATTLRDGIAAIQTELQVSPEFPPEVEAAAVAAAAAPRLPELDRTDVPFVTIDPEGSMDLDQALHVERTGDGFTVHYAIADLAAFITAGDPVDVEANRRGETLYGADSKIPLHPKAISEAAGSLLPDQVRPALLWTITLDVRGEQTDAKVERALVKSRSRHAYDEVQEQLDSGSADEVFVVLKEIGQLRIALEAARGGVSLPIPEQEIDVDGDTWRLEFRAQAPVEQWNAQISLLTGMAAAQIMLKGGAGILRTLPPADPRDVARLRRTAAALKVDWPAGMDYPTFVRSLDPTQPSHAAMAVSCTRLLRGSGYAGFQGAAPEQPRHSAIAAEYAHVTAPLRRLVDRYALECCIAFCAGTDVPAWALEKLSVVPDTMRESSRKAHGYENAIVDLVEAGVLAPCVGQSFDAVVVDVDDRKPTRGRVTLADPAVEADLDSAGPIPLGQAVTVRLATADTAQRRVAFTL, encoded by the coding sequence ATGGCGAAGCGTGTGGTCCGGGTCCGCAGGTTGTCCGATGGTGTTGCTGCAACGACGCTTCGCGACGGGATTGCAGCGATCCAGACCGAGCTCCAGGTGAGCCCGGAGTTCCCGCCGGAGGTGGAGGCCGCCGCCGTTGCGGCCGCCGCGGCGCCGCGCCTGCCCGAGCTGGATCGCACCGACGTCCCGTTCGTGACGATCGACCCGGAGGGTTCGATGGACCTCGACCAGGCCCTCCACGTGGAGCGCACCGGCGACGGGTTCACGGTCCACTACGCGATCGCGGACCTGGCTGCGTTCATCACGGCCGGTGACCCCGTCGACGTCGAGGCCAACAGGCGCGGCGAGACGCTCTACGGCGCGGACTCCAAGATCCCGTTGCACCCCAAGGCCATCTCCGAGGCGGCGGGTTCTCTGCTGCCCGACCAGGTCCGCCCCGCGCTGCTGTGGACCATCACGCTCGACGTGCGCGGTGAGCAGACCGACGCGAAGGTCGAGCGAGCCCTGGTGAAGTCCCGCTCCCGCCACGCGTACGACGAGGTGCAGGAGCAGCTCGACTCCGGCTCGGCCGACGAGGTCTTCGTCGTGCTCAAGGAGATCGGCCAGTTGAGGATCGCGCTCGAGGCGGCCCGCGGTGGCGTGTCCCTGCCGATCCCGGAGCAGGAGATCGACGTCGACGGCGACACCTGGCGCCTCGAGTTCCGCGCCCAGGCGCCCGTCGAGCAGTGGAACGCCCAGATCTCGCTGCTCACCGGCATGGCCGCGGCCCAGATCATGCTCAAGGGCGGCGCGGGCATCCTGCGCACGCTGCCTCCCGCCGACCCGCGCGACGTCGCCCGGCTGCGGCGTACTGCTGCTGCGCTGAAGGTCGACTGGCCGGCCGGGATGGACTACCCCACCTTCGTCCGCTCGCTCGACCCGACCCAGCCGTCGCATGCCGCCATGGCGGTCTCCTGCACCCGACTGCTGCGCGGATCCGGGTACGCCGGGTTCCAGGGCGCCGCGCCCGAGCAGCCGCGGCACAGCGCGATCGCCGCCGAATATGCCCACGTGACTGCGCCGCTGCGCCGGCTGGTCGACCGCTACGCCCTCGAGTGCTGCATCGCCTTCTGCGCTGGCACCGACGTCCCGGCCTGGGCGCTCGAGAAGCTCTCCGTCGTGCCGGACACGATGCGGGAGTCGTCGCGCAAGGCACACGGCTATGAGAACGCCATCGTCGACCTGGTCGAGGCGGGCGTCCTCGCTCCCTGTGTCGGGCAGTCCTTCGACGCGGTCGTCGTCGACGTGGACGACCGCAAGCCGACCCGCGGCCGCGTCACCCTTGCCGATCCCGCGGTGGAGGCAGACCTCGACTCTGCCGGGCCGATTCCGCTGGGCCAGGCTGTGACGGTCAGGCTGGCGACAGCAGACACCGCCCAGCGGCGGGTCGCCTTCACACTGTGA
- a CDS encoding YaaA family protein, protein MLILLPPSEGKSAPRRGPALDLTALGSPALTDARTQVLAALVDLCRVDADPDVPMQNALLLERAAATLGLGSSQSELVHLNAALRTSATTRADKIYTGVLYDALGFATLSAAAKRRANTRVAVASSLFGLVRPNDAIPAYRLSGDVTIPGLGPVAGVWREALEPAVREALGNGLLVDLRSTMYAAFWRPPADLADRVATVRVLHEHNGTRKVVSHFNKATKGRIVRAVLEHGGNPRTPDGFADLLVELGWDVEVHQPTRKGTQLDVVVSEI, encoded by the coding sequence GTGCTGATCCTGTTGCCGCCCAGCGAGGGCAAGTCCGCCCCGCGCCGTGGCCCGGCACTCGACCTCACCGCGCTCGGCTCCCCCGCTCTCACCGACGCGCGCACCCAGGTCCTCGCCGCGCTGGTCGACCTGTGCCGTGTCGATGCCGATCCCGACGTGCCGATGCAGAACGCGCTCCTGCTCGAGCGGGCCGCCGCAACCCTCGGCCTCGGCAGCAGCCAGAGCGAGCTCGTGCACCTCAACGCCGCGCTGCGCACCAGCGCGACCACGCGCGCGGACAAGATCTACACCGGCGTGCTCTACGACGCGCTCGGCTTCGCCACTCTCTCTGCCGCCGCGAAGCGACGGGCCAACACCCGGGTGGCCGTTGCGAGCAGCCTGTTCGGCCTGGTGCGGCCCAACGACGCCATCCCGGCGTACCGGCTCTCCGGCGACGTCACGATCCCCGGCCTCGGTCCGGTCGCGGGCGTGTGGCGCGAGGCGCTCGAGCCCGCGGTCCGCGAGGCGCTCGGCAACGGCCTGCTGGTCGATCTCCGGTCGACGATGTACGCCGCGTTCTGGCGTCCGCCTGCGGACCTCGCCGACCGCGTGGCGACCGTGCGCGTCCTCCACGAGCACAACGGCACCCGCAAGGTGGTCAGTCACTTCAACAAGGCCACCAAGGGGCGCATCGTGCGTGCGGTGCTCGAGCACGGCGGGAACCCGCGCACCCCCGACGGGTTCGCGGACCTGCTGGTCGAGCTGGGCTGGGACGTCGAGGTTCATCAGCCCACCCGCAAGGGCACCCAGCTCGACGTGGTCGTCAGTGAGATCTGA
- a CDS encoding histidine phosphatase family protein, producing MTAGLDGSDGSAGADGTKAAPARGWSFPGQPPTRLVLIRHGETDHTTERRFSGGLLSANPGLNDTGRSQVQATAEWLAPVADQIDVVLASPVRRTRESAEIVAAGLGKHEVLIDDGFAEMEFGTWDGMTFVEVSEVFPEELQTWFGSMDHAPGGGESFRSVEKRVLEGLDRVLTTYAGKTVALVSHVTPIKTLVAHALEAPLTSLYRLELTPASVTVLSYFVGGENGDERMASMRTFNATPSATAFPL from the coding sequence GTGACCGCGGGGCTCGACGGCTCGGACGGCTCCGCGGGAGCGGACGGCACCAAGGCTGCTCCGGCCCGGGGCTGGAGCTTTCCCGGTCAGCCGCCGACCCGGCTGGTCCTGATCCGCCACGGCGAGACCGACCACACGACCGAGCGGCGCTTCTCCGGGGGACTGCTGTCGGCCAACCCGGGGCTCAACGACACCGGCCGCTCGCAGGTGCAGGCCACCGCAGAGTGGCTGGCCCCGGTCGCGGACCAGATCGACGTCGTGCTGGCCTCACCGGTGCGCCGCACCCGTGAGTCGGCGGAGATCGTCGCGGCCGGACTCGGCAAGCACGAGGTGCTGATCGACGACGGGTTCGCCGAGATGGAGTTCGGCACCTGGGACGGCATGACCTTCGTCGAGGTCTCCGAGGTCTTCCCCGAGGAGCTGCAGACCTGGTTCGGCTCGATGGACCACGCGCCGGGTGGCGGAGAGTCGTTCCGCTCGGTGGAGAAGCGTGTCCTCGAGGGCCTGGACCGGGTCCTGACCACCTACGCGGGCAAGACGGTCGCGCTGGTCAGCCACGTGACCCCGATCAAGACGCTGGTCGCGCACGCGCTCGAGGCGCCGTTGACCAGCCTCTACCGGCTCGAGCTCACTCCGGCGTCGGTCACCGTGCTGTCCTACTTCGTCGGTGGCGAGAACGGTGACGAGCGCATGGCGTCCATGCGGACCTTCAACGCCACCCCGAGCGCGACGGCATTCCCGCTCTGA
- a CDS encoding zinc ribbon domain-containing protein, protein MLDLAAIDARINQLTHQLATIPEAAELAALDAGRTALVDRVRDARILVDDLNKEQKRADNDVEAVKTRRERDRSRMDQGLITNPKDLERMVHELESLERRISNLEDEELEVMERLEAAQMELGFATAAVDEANDKREPLEAARAEKAASLEKELAAASGDRTWATSDLPADLLALYERIRAKQVIGAAELRARECGGCRLTLNALEMADIAKKPADEVIRCEECDRILVRTPESGLA, encoded by the coding sequence TTGCTCGATCTCGCCGCGATCGACGCGCGGATCAACCAGCTGACGCACCAGCTCGCCACGATCCCGGAGGCCGCCGAGCTCGCCGCCCTCGACGCGGGCCGCACGGCTCTGGTCGACCGGGTCCGTGACGCACGGATCCTGGTCGACGACCTGAACAAGGAGCAGAAGCGGGCCGACAACGACGTCGAGGCGGTCAAGACCCGTCGCGAGCGGGATCGCAGCCGCATGGACCAGGGCCTGATCACGAACCCCAAGGACCTCGAGCGCATGGTGCACGAGCTGGAGTCCCTGGAGCGCCGGATCAGCAACCTGGAGGACGAGGAGCTCGAGGTCATGGAGCGGCTCGAGGCCGCCCAGATGGAGCTCGGCTTCGCGACGGCCGCCGTCGATGAGGCCAACGACAAGCGTGAGCCGCTCGAAGCAGCGCGCGCCGAGAAGGCCGCCTCGCTCGAGAAGGAGCTCGCCGCGGCCAGTGGTGACCGCACCTGGGCGACCAGCGACCTGCCGGCCGACCTGCTCGCGCTCTACGAGCGGATCCGCGCCAAGCAGGTCATCGGCGCGGCCGAGCTGCGCGCGCGTGAGTGCGGCGGCTGCCGGCTGACACTGAACGCGCTCGAGATGGCCGACATCGCGAAGAAGCCTGCGGACGAGGTCATCCGTTGCGAGGAGTGCGACCGGATCCTGGTGCGCACTCCGGAGTCGGGTCTGGCGTGA
- a CDS encoding Nif3-like dinuclear metal center hexameric protein, whose translation MSLPLGDVVQLLHTWYPPSTAESWDAVGLVLGDPADEVRKVLFAVDPSEAVAREAAEWGADLLVVHHPLFLSPVTSVAATTPKGRTLSILAKAGCALLTAHTNADQAVGGVSEAMATALGLSDLEPLIPAPMEPLDKLVVFVPADAAAPVRAAMADAGAGAIGHYDHCSFQAPGEARFRPLEGADPAIGTIGTIEVVAEERLEMVLPRRLRTAVVSAMKAAHPYEEPAHDLVELADPGLTTTGTGRRGLVEPTTLTAFAEAVAAALPATAHGVRIAGDLDREVRRVAVCGGAGDFLLDRLAGSDVDVYVTSDLRHHRAAEFVEQGGPALLDVAHWAAEWTWLPVVEARLVAAVGDTLETRVSTVNTDPWTDRI comes from the coding sequence ATGAGTCTGCCCCTCGGAGATGTCGTCCAGCTGCTGCACACCTGGTACCCGCCCTCGACGGCCGAGTCATGGGACGCGGTCGGCCTCGTCCTCGGCGACCCTGCGGACGAGGTGCGGAAGGTCCTCTTCGCCGTCGACCCGTCCGAGGCGGTCGCGCGAGAGGCTGCCGAATGGGGGGCCGACCTCCTGGTCGTGCACCACCCGCTCTTCCTGTCGCCGGTCACCAGCGTTGCAGCGACCACCCCCAAGGGCCGCACGCTCTCGATCCTCGCCAAGGCCGGTTGCGCGCTCCTGACCGCCCACACGAACGCCGACCAGGCCGTCGGTGGGGTGTCGGAAGCGATGGCCACAGCGCTCGGACTGAGCGACCTCGAGCCGTTGATCCCGGCCCCGATGGAGCCGCTCGACAAGCTGGTGGTCTTCGTCCCCGCAGACGCGGCCGCGCCGGTCCGTGCCGCGATGGCGGATGCCGGCGCAGGCGCGATCGGTCACTACGACCACTGCTCGTTCCAGGCGCCCGGAGAGGCCCGTTTCCGGCCCCTCGAAGGAGCCGACCCCGCGATCGGCACCATCGGCACGATCGAGGTCGTCGCCGAGGAGCGCCTGGAGATGGTGCTCCCGCGACGGTTGCGCACGGCTGTCGTGAGCGCGATGAAGGCGGCCCATCCCTACGAGGAGCCGGCCCATGACCTGGTCGAGCTCGCCGACCCGGGGCTCACCACCACCGGCACCGGCCGCCGTGGTCTGGTCGAGCCGACCACGCTCACCGCGTTCGCCGAGGCGGTCGCCGCCGCACTGCCGGCGACGGCCCACGGCGTACGCATCGCAGGCGATCTGGACCGCGAGGTACGCCGCGTGGCGGTGTGCGGCGGAGCCGGCGACTTCCTGCTCGATCGTCTCGCCGGCAGCGACGTGGATGTCTACGTGACCTCGGACCTGCGGCACCACCGTGCGGCCGAATTCGTGGAGCAGGGCGGTCCCGCGCTGCTCGACGTGGCGCACTGGGCGGCGGAGTGGACGTGGCTTCCGGTGGTCGAGGCGCGGCTCGTTGCTGCCGTGGGCGATACTTTGGAGACCCGCGTCAGCACGGTGAACACCGACCCGTGGACCGACCGCATCTGA
- a CDS encoding CHAD domain-containing protein, producing the protein MTDPVQTYLAAQQRALISGEELLTVGDRAGVHPSRVAVRRSRSTLRTFPAAVPDQQRDALDAALRAHAQRLGEVRDLEVLQEVLEERAEGALAAWIGEQLDEDLAGAWRHVQAALADVTPGELQVLYSAALDVVRPLDHAELEHQAKRAGKRALRRLRRAGDDPELLHDARKSAKRARYSAELVGDAQTAARFERIQGILGDHRDLVVARAWLASAPVPDELRDDARALVVRLEVGAAAVLEQRIP; encoded by the coding sequence GTGACGGACCCGGTCCAGACCTACCTTGCCGCGCAGCAGCGCGCTCTCATCTCTGGTGAGGAGCTCCTCACGGTCGGTGATCGTGCAGGGGTGCACCCGAGCCGCGTGGCCGTACGCCGCAGCCGCAGCACGCTGCGAACGTTCCCGGCGGCCGTCCCGGACCAGCAGCGAGACGCGCTGGACGCAGCGCTGCGAGCGCACGCCCAGCGCCTGGGGGAGGTCCGCGACCTCGAGGTGCTGCAGGAGGTCCTCGAGGAGCGTGCGGAGGGTGCGCTGGCCGCGTGGATCGGCGAGCAGCTCGACGAGGACCTGGCAGGTGCCTGGCGGCACGTCCAGGCGGCACTCGCCGACGTGACGCCGGGTGAGCTGCAGGTCCTCTACTCGGCGGCCCTGGACGTGGTCCGGCCGCTCGATCATGCTGAGCTCGAGCACCAGGCGAAGCGTGCCGGCAAGCGTGCGCTGCGGCGGTTGCGACGGGCCGGTGACGACCCCGAGCTCCTGCACGACGCCCGCAAGTCCGCGAAGCGGGCTCGCTACTCCGCGGAGCTGGTGGGAGACGCGCAGACCGCTGCACGCTTCGAACGGATCCAGGGCATCCTCGGCGACCACCGCGACCTCGTCGTCGCTCGTGCGTGGCTGGCCTCGGCACCGGTCCCGGACGAGCTGCGTGATGACGCACGCGCCCTCGTCGTGCGCCTCGAGGTGGGTGCAGCGGCAGTTCTCGAGCAGCGCATTCCCTAG